The following coding sequences are from one Neurospora crassa OR74A linkage group I, whole genome shotgun sequence window:
- a CDS encoding nuclear polyadenylated RNA-binding protein Nab2, whose translation MATELTTGTPLADALNNAIQEKIVEVGWAGNTTEAAPMAEYLVLMLANGKTQDEVAAEISGDLLSLGPDDPTALHFAQWLFEQQNALIPQFSSAPEPVADEQGVMDTAQDNSMGDFNMDVTTDGSGNELNAPTGPKAMRNGSGNGMRGGREKRIMGQINRAMDRTHDPNAALHRVRGQSGNERIARGPPTGPRMGVGRQPRTTNTRVASIAQGLANMGGPAGPGGMGPMNPMNGMNGMGGFGQPDIMAIMEQQRHMLQQMQMMMQQSGVAPNGHGPHGHGRGHGRPLYERTSRPNFRRGGGFQAGGHQHPQSSDASQGDAAQQGQQAGEDVDMVQAKREPPNPEETVCKFNLRCSNRDCKFAHQSPAAPPNITIDVKDVCSFGAACKNHKCVGRHPSPAIKAAHQREMDCKFFPNCTNPHCPFKHPSMPPCRNGGECKVPGCKFTHVKTPCKFHPCTNRFCPFSHEEGQRGTFQDKVWVAGEGGEQQHVSERKFVDENAPEDVVLPGSEDQQADANMPEVVV comes from the exons ATGGCCACCGAACTCACCACTGGCACCCCTCTAGCGGATGCCCTTAATAACGCCATCCAGGAGAAAATCGTGGAAGTGGGATGGGCTGGCAACACCACCGAAGCGGCCCCCATGGCCGAATACCTCGTCCTTATGCTGGCCAACGGCAAAACACAGGACGAAGTCGCCGCCGAGATTTCTGGCGACCTTCTCAGTCTGGGACCTGACGACCCGACCGCATTGCACTTCGCTCAGTGGCTGTTTGAGCAACAAAATGCACTCATTCCACAGTTCAGCTCCGCACCTGAGCCCGTAGCCGACGAGCAGGGCGTGATGGATACGGCACAAGACAATTCAATGGGCGACTTTAACATGGACGTCACAACAGACGGTTCTGGCAATGAGCTCAACGC TCCCACTGGACCCAAGGCTATGCGAAACGGAAGCGGCAACGGCATGCGCGGTGGACGGGAAAAGCGTATCATGGGCCAGATCAACCGTGCCATGGACAGGACCCACGACCCCAACGCCGCTCTGCATCGCGTTCGCGGCCAGTCAGGAAACGAGAGGATAGCGCGAGGCCCTCCTACAGGCCCGAGAATGGGCGTCGGAAGACAGCCACGTACGACGAACACACGTGTTGCCAGCATCGCGCAAGGATTGGCGAACATGGGCGGCCCTGCCGGCCCTGGTGGTATGGGCCCGATGAACCCGATGAACGGCATGAATGGTATGGGCGGATTTGGCCAGCCGGACATTATGGCGATCATGGAACAACAAAGGCACATGTTGCAACAGATgcagatgatgatgcaaCAAAGTGGTGTTGCTCCCAATGGTCACGGTCCCCATGGACATGGTCGCGGTCACGGACGCCCGCTATATGAACGCACGAGCCGGCCAAACTTCCGCCGTGGTGGAGGCTTTCAAGCTGGCGGCCACCAACACCCACAGAGCTCGGATGCTAGTCAAGGCGACGCTGCTCAACAAGGTCAGCAGGCCGGTGAAGATGTCGACATGGTGCAAGCAAAGCGCGAGCCCCCGAATCCCGAAGAGACGGTCTGCAAGTTCAACCTTCGCTGTTCTAACCGCGATTGCAAGTTTGCCCACCAGTCTCCCGCGGCGCCGCCTAATATCACAATCGACGTGAAGGATGTCTGCAGCTTCGGAGCGGCTTGCAAGAATCATAAGTGTGTCGGCCGCCACCCATCGCCGGCGATCAAGGCGGCGCATCAGAGGGAAATGGACTGCAAGTTCTTCCCCAACTGTACCAATCCTCACTGCCCATTCAAGCACCCCAGCATGCCTCCCTGCCGAAACGGCGGCGAATGCAAGGTGCCCGGATGCAAGTTCACCCACGTCAAGACGCCTTGCAAATTCCACCCGTGCACCAATCGATTCTGCCCATTCTCTCATGAAGAGGGTCAACGCGGTACATTCCAAGATAAGGTCTGGGTAGCCGGCGAAGGAGGCGAGCAACAGCACGTCAGTGAAAGGAAATTTGTGGATGAGAACGCCCCCGAAGACGTGGTCTTGCCTGGGTCTGAGGATCAACAAGCGGACGCCAACATGCCCGAGGTTGTCGTGTGA
- a CDS encoding exochitinase, variant, translating to MVFVPSLRLLAVSLVALLEPVSAIWPAPQSFTKGNSSLYLHPKINVTYNGEPLVYKEDYFASSLSSKEIVHAGVSRALGSIFSRNIVPWMLQPRGKLSEFEPDLYKGQNWIKSLEIDQTAKDAKTAFKPALAGEVSEAYSLTLSVEGDVKLTADSYIGVLHGLETFTQLFYQHSTGTSWYTPYAPVEIKDEPKYPHRGILLDVARTFMPVKNILRTIDGMATSKLNRLHVHVTDSQSWPLQIISMPEVAEKGAYHSSQTYSPADIDLIQKYGALRGVQVYFEIDMPGHIGSLSLSHPDLIVAYDQWPYQWYCVEPPCGAFKLNDTKVDDFLGKLWDDLLPRVAPYSAYFHTGGDELNRNDSMLDDGIKSNDTEVLRPLLQRFVDKQHERIRKEGLTPLTWEEIPIEWNVNLGKDVVVQTWLGQSSVKNLTSRGHKVIDSNYNFWYLDCGRGQWLNFDNADYAAFSPFLDWCSPYKSWRHVYSYDPAANLTEEEAKLILGGEVAVWAESIDPIALDTIIWPRASAAGEVLWSGRIDPATGQNRTQLDAAPRLSELRERLVARGVQSSSVYMTWCTQDPTGKSCEYPRV from the exons ATGGTCTTTGTGCCCTCGCTGAGGCTGCTTGCAGTCTCACTCGTTGCCCTCCTCGAGCCAGTATCCGCGATATGGCCGGCACCGCAGAGCTTCACCAAGGGCAACTCAAGTCTGTACTTGCATCCGAAGATCAACGTTACCTATAATGGAGAACCT CTCGTCTACAAAGAAGACTATTTCGCCTCAAGCCTGAGCAGCAAAGAGATCGTCCATGCCGGCGTCTCGCGCGCACTGggctccatcttctccaggAACATCGTCCCCTGGATGCTCCAGCCCCGCGGAAAGCTGTCTGAATTCGAGCCCGACCTCTACAAGGGTCAGAACTGGATCAAGTCGCTCGAGATCGATCAGACGGCCAAAGATGCCAAAACCGCCTTCAAACCCGCACTGGCCGGCGAGGTCAGCGAAGCGTACAGCCTCACCCTTAGCGTCGAGGGCGACGTCAAGCTGACGGCTGACTCTTATATCGGCGTGCTGCACGGCCTCGAGACGTTCACGCAGCTCTTCTACCAGCACTCGACCGGCACATCGTGGTACACGCCGTACGCGCCCGTTGAGATCAAGGACGAGCCCAAGTACCCGCACCGCGGCATCCTGCTCGACGTTGCGCGCACATTCATGCCCGTAAAGAACATCCTCCGGACCATTGATGGTATGGCCACCAGCAAGCTCAACCGGCTGCACGTGCACGTCACCGATTCGCAATCATGGCCGCTTCAGATCATCTCCATGCCTGAGGTGGCCGAGAAGGGCGCCTACCATTCGAGCCAGACGTACTCGCCCGCCGACATCGACCTCATTCAGAAGTACGGTGCCCTCCGGGGCGTGCAGGTGTACTTTGAGATCGACATGCCGGGCCACATCGGGTCCTTGTCGCTCTCGCACCCGGACCTTATTGTCGCATATGACCAGTGGCCGTATCAGTGGTACTGCGTCGAGCCTCCTTGCGGCGCCTTCAAGCTCAACGACACCAAGGTCGACGACTTTCTCGGAAAGCTGTGGGACGATCTGCTGCCCCGCGTTGCGCCGTACTCGGCCTACTTCCACACTGGCGGGGACGAGCTGAACAGGAACGACTCAATGTTGGACGATGGCATCAAGTCGAATGATACTGAGGTGCTGCGCCCGCTGCTCCAGAGGTTCGTCGATAAGCAGCACGAGCGCATCAGGAAGGAGGGCCTGACGCCCCTCACTTGGGAGGAGATTCCGATCGAGTGGAATGTCAATCTTGGCAAGGATGTCGTGGTGCAGACGTGGCTTGGTCAGTCTTCGGTCAAGAACTTGACCAGCAGAGGCCACAAGGTGATTGATAGCAATTACAACTTTTGG TACCTCGACTGCGGCCGCGGCCAATGGCTCAACTTTGACAACGCCGACTACGCCGCCTTTTCGCCCTTCCTCGACTGGTGCAGCCCCTACAAGAGCTGGCGCCACGTCTATTCGTACGACCCAGCCGCCAACCTGACCGAGGAAGAGGCCAAGCTCATCCTCGGCGGCGAGGTGGCCGTATGGGCCGAGTCCATTGACCCCATTGCCCTCGACACCATCATCTGGCCGCGGGCCAGTGCTGCTGGCGAGGTTCTCTGGTCCGGACGCATCGACCCGGCCACTGGCCAGAACCGGACGCAGCTCGATGCGGCGCCGAGGCTGTCGGAGCTCAGGGAGCGCTTGGTCGCCAGGGGCGTGCAGTCGTCGTCCGTGTACATGACGTGGTGTACGCAGGATCCGACGGGCAAGTCGTGCGAGTATCCGCGGGTTTGA
- a CDS encoding exochitinase, translating to MVFVPSLRLLAVSLVALLEPVSAIWPAPQSFTKGNSSLYLHPKINVTYNGEPVRRPTSSSSSSSFFLSSSNNVGGSAGPGYEGLFTKTPAQQQLVYKEDYFASSLSSKEIVHAGVSRALGSIFSRNIVPWMLQPRGKLSEFEPDLYKGQNWIKSLEIDQTAKDAKTAFKPALAGEVSEAYSLTLSVEGDVKLTADSYIGVLHGLETFTQLFYQHSTGTSWYTPYAPVEIKDEPKYPHRGILLDVARTFMPVKNILRTIDGMATSKLNRLHVHVTDSQSWPLQIISMPEVAEKGAYHSSQTYSPADIDLIQKYGALRGVQVYFEIDMPGHIGSLSLSHPDLIVAYDQWPYQWYCVEPPCGAFKLNDTKVDDFLGKLWDDLLPRVAPYSAYFHTGGDELNRNDSMLDDGIKSNDTEVLRPLLQRFVDKQHERIRKEGLTPLTWEEIPIEWNVNLGKDVVVQTWLGQSSVKNLTSRGHKVIDSNYNFWYLDCGRGQWLNFDNADYAAFSPFLDWCSPYKSWRHVYSYDPAANLTEEEAKLILGGEVAVWAESIDPIALDTIIWPRASAAGEVLWSGRIDPATGQNRTQLDAAPRLSELRERLVARGVQSSSVYMTWCTQDPTGKSCEYPRV from the exons ATGGTCTTTGTGCCCTCGCTGAGGCTGCTTGCAGTCTCACTCGTTGCCCTCCTCGAGCCAGTATCCGCGATATGGCCGGCACCGCAGAGCTTCACCAAGGGCAACTCAAGTCTGTACTTGCATCCGAAGATCAACGTTACCTATAATGGAGAACCTGTAAGGCGCccgacttcctcctcctcttcctcctctttctttctctcttcatcCAACAACGTGGGCGGATCTGCTGGTCCGGGCTATGAGGGCCTGTTCACTAAAACACCAGCGCAACAACAGCTCGTCTACAAAGAAGACTATTTCGCCTCAAGCCTGAGCAGCAAAGAGATCGTCCATGCCGGCGTCTCGCGCGCACTGggctccatcttctccaggAACATCGTCCCCTGGATGCTCCAGCCCCGCGGAAAGCTGTCTGAATTCGAGCCCGACCTCTACAAGGGTCAGAACTGGATCAAGTCGCTCGAGATCGATCAGACGGCCAAAGATGCCAAAACCGCCTTCAAACCCGCACTGGCCGGCGAGGTCAGCGAAGCGTACAGCCTCACCCTTAGCGTCGAGGGCGACGTCAAGCTGACGGCTGACTCTTATATCGGCGTGCTGCACGGCCTCGAGACGTTCACGCAGCTCTTCTACCAGCACTCGACCGGCACATCGTGGTACACGCCGTACGCGCCCGTTGAGATCAAGGACGAGCCCAAGTACCCGCACCGCGGCATCCTGCTCGACGTTGCGCGCACATTCATGCCCGTAAAGAACATCCTCCGGACCATTGATGGTATGGCCACCAGCAAGCTCAACCGGCTGCACGTGCACGTCACCGATTCGCAATCATGGCCGCTTCAGATCATCTCCATGCCTGAGGTGGCCGAGAAGGGCGCCTACCATTCGAGCCAGACGTACTCGCCCGCCGACATCGACCTCATTCAGAAGTACGGTGCCCTCCGGGGCGTGCAGGTGTACTTTGAGATCGACATGCCGGGCCACATCGGGTCCTTGTCGCTCTCGCACCCGGACCTTATTGTCGCATATGACCAGTGGCCGTATCAGTGGTACTGCGTCGAGCCTCCTTGCGGCGCCTTCAAGCTCAACGACACCAAGGTCGACGACTTTCTCGGAAAGCTGTGGGACGATCTGCTGCCCCGCGTTGCGCCGTACTCGGCCTACTTCCACACTGGCGGGGACGAGCTGAACAGGAACGACTCAATGTTGGACGATGGCATCAAGTCGAATGATACTGAGGTGCTGCGCCCGCTGCTCCAGAGGTTCGTCGATAAGCAGCACGAGCGCATCAGGAAGGAGGGCCTGACGCCCCTCACTTGGGAGGAGATTCCGATCGAGTGGAATGTCAATCTTGGCAAGGATGTCGTGGTGCAGACGTGGCTTGGTCAGTCTTCGGTCAAGAACTTGACCAGCAGAGGCCACAAGGTGATTGATAGCAATTACAACTTTTGG TACCTCGACTGCGGCCGCGGCCAATGGCTCAACTTTGACAACGCCGACTACGCCGCCTTTTCGCCCTTCCTCGACTGGTGCAGCCCCTACAAGAGCTGGCGCCACGTCTATTCGTACGACCCAGCCGCCAACCTGACCGAGGAAGAGGCCAAGCTCATCCTCGGCGGCGAGGTGGCCGTATGGGCCGAGTCCATTGACCCCATTGCCCTCGACACCATCATCTGGCCGCGGGCCAGTGCTGCTGGCGAGGTTCTCTGGTCCGGACGCATCGACCCGGCCACTGGCCAGAACCGGACGCAGCTCGATGCGGCGCCGAGGCTGTCGGAGCTCAGGGAGCGCTTGGTCGCCAGGGGCGTGCAGTCGTCGTCCGTGTACATGACGTGGTGTACGCAGGATCCGACGGGCAAGTCGTGCGAGTATCCGCGGGTTTGA
- a CDS encoding cytochrome P450 52A11 yields the protein MGLVEDVAGNLSLKNTPIIFGGVLLGLIVFRYLQVVWQNLRIARMGLRPPKIRDSGLFGIKFIKTNVKMAAEHKNLQFWQQMFRSIGGYTGEVRLVGHRIIFTSEPENMKAILATQFEDYGKGEGFHQEWKDFLGDSIFTTDGDLWHASRQLIRPQFIKNRVSDLQCFENHMQMLFRTIANGGALNGEDQMVDMEAGNGKPVDISDLFFRYTLDAATDFLLGKDIKSLSTPVQPFADAFQEVQRVQIVIARAGPLNRFVPKKTFWEGLKVIDETINFYIDRALRLDEEELASKSKGDEGYTFLHALAGFTKNRQVLHDQLMAVLLAGRDTTACTLSWAIYELARHPEAVAKLRAEILSVVGPDRAPTYDDLKSMKYLQNVMNETLRLYPVVPFNVRMALKDTTLPRGGGPDGSQPIVILKDTPVGYSPLAMQRRPDLYPPVSEKFPDVEMFSPDRWFHWQPKPWQYIPFNGGPRICIGQQFALTEMGYVLTRLFQRYDRVVSYMDEIDGGKPRMKTDIVLMPGDGVKVAFFEAKRE from the exons ATGGGCCTCGTCGAAGATGTTGCTGGGAACCTCTCCTTGAAGAATACCCCGATTATATTTGGAGGGGTGCTCCTCGGCTTGATAGTCTTCAGATACTTGCAGGTAGTATGGCAGAATCTCAGAATCGCCAGAATGGGTTTGCGGCCTCCCAAGATCCGCGACAGTGGACTTTTTG GCATCAAGTTCATCAAGACCAATGTTAAGATGGCAGCTGAGCACAAAAACCTCCAGTTTTGGCAACAGATGTTCAGAAGCATTGGTGGGTACACTGGCGAGGTTAGGCTTGTTGGTCATCGAATCATCTTTACCTCGGAGCCGGAAAACATGAAGGCCATTCTAGCCACCCAGTTTGAAGACTACGGCAAGGGCGAAGGTTTCCATCAGGAGTGGAAGGATTTCTTGGGTGACAGCATCTTCACGACCGATGGCGATCTTTGGCATGCCAGCCGTCAACTAATCCGCCCCCAATTCATCAAGAACCGTGTTAGTGACTTGCAATGTTTTGAGAATCATATGCAAATGCTTTTCCGCACAATCGCCAATGGAGGAGCCCTAAATGGTGAGGATCAGATGGTCGATATGGAAGCTGGTAATGGAAAGCCGGTCGATATCAGCGATCTCTTCTTTCGTTACACGTTGGATGCCGCCACCGATTTCCTCCTTGGCAAAGATATCAAGTCGTTGAG CACCCCTGTACAACCTTTTGCCGACGCGTTCCAGGAGGTACAACGAGTACAGATCGTCATCGCCAGAGCCGGACCTCTCAACCGTTTTGTGCCGAAAAAGACCTTTTGGGAAGGATTGAAAGTCATCGACGAGACTATCAACTTCTACATTGATCGCGCCCTTCGacttgatgaggaggagctcgCGAGCAAGTCCAAGGGAGACGAGGGCTACACTTTTCTCCATGCCCTTGCTGGTTTCACCAAAAACCGCCAAGTGTTGCACGACCAGCTGATGGCCGTTCTCCTTGCCGGACGTGATACAACAGCTTGCACCCTCTCATGGGCAATTTACGAGCTCGCCCGCCATCCCGAAGCTGTGGCGAAGCTACGCGCCGAGATCCTCTCCGTTGTCGGACCTGACCGCGCTCCCACATATGACGATCTCAAGAGCATGAAGTACCTTCAGAATGTCATGAACGAGACTCTGCGGCTGTACCCCGTAGTTCCTTTCAA TGTACGGATGGCCCTCAAGGACACTACTCTCCCCCGTGGCGGTGGTCCTGATGGCTCTCAGCCAATCGTTATTCTCAAGGATACACCCGTCGGTTATAGCCCTCTTGCCATGCAGCGCCGACCCGATCTGTACCCTCCCGTCAGCGAGAAATTCCCAGATGTTGAGATGTTCTCTCCAGACCGCTGGTTCCACTGGCAGCCTAAGCCGTGGCAGTATATCCCGTTCAACGGAGGCCCGCGTATCTGCATCGGCCAGCAATTCGCCCTTACCGAGATGGGATATGTGCTGACGCGACTGTTCCAGCGATACGACCGGGTGGTGAGCTACATGGATGAAATTGATGGAGGCAAGCCGAGGATGAAGACTGATATTGTCTTGATGCCTGGCGATGGAGTCAAGGTCGCGTTCTTTGAGGCGAAGCGGGAATGA
- a CDS encoding aromatic aminotransferase Aro8, giving the protein MGEALINGSGAVSNVSALETLGPAAKLTDADPSEIPPASGPGRENAVTISDILERRAKAGRLIAPTASYADSDMFKGPQVGKPKSKSMNHHLSAESLSRHPCALKQAARHLKNPNIISLGGGLPCAEYFPIESITLKVPTPPDFSEAATSQSGAEVRIGKYDATDPSIQGTYDLAVALNYAQASGSAQLLRFVTEHTELVHNPPYSDWRSCLTIGSTGALEQTLRMLCDGPGRRDSLLTEEYSFSTALETAGPLDLKVVGVKMDGQGLLPEAMDELLSNWNPEEREGRRKPHVLYTVPSGQNPTGTTQGLERRKQVYEVARKHDLFVIEDEPYYYLQMPLEESKETESEEETVESFMSSLIPSLLSLDVDGRVLRMDSFSKVVVPGSRVGWVTASENIIEQYLRHAEVCNQGANGISQVILYKLLDEQWGHEGYFKWLMNLRQEYTKRRDTMVTAAEKFLPKEVVSWTVPVAGMFYWLKIDHSQHPGIQAGKGILEVEEEIFNSCIARGVLVARGSWFRAEQDTEPNELFFRATFAAATAENMTEAIRRFGEAIRESFKL; this is encoded by the exons ATGGGGGAAGCACTCATCAACGGCTCCGGCGCCGTCTCCAACGTCAGTGCCTTGGAAACGCTTGGTCCCGCAGCCAAGCTAACGGACGCCGACCCTTCTGAGATCCCACCTGCATCAGGCCCCGGCCGGGAGAATGCAGTCACCATCAGCGACATCCTCGAGAGGCGTGCCAAAGCTGGCAGACTCATTGCACCGACCGCTTCGTACGCGGATAGCGACATGTTTAAGGGTCCG CAAGTAGGAAAACCCAAATCCAAGTCTATGAACC ATCACCTCTCCGCCGAATCCCTTTCCCGCCACCCCTGTGCCCTTAAACAAGCCGCCCGCCACCTCAAAAACCCCAACATCATCtccctcggcggcggccttcCCTGCGCCGAGTACTTCCCCATCGAATCCATCACCCTCAAGGTACCCACACCGCCTGACTTCTCCGAAGCCGCCACGTCCCAGTCCGGGGCCGAAGTCCGCATCGGCAAGTACGACGCCACCGACCCTTCCATCCAGGGCACCTACGACCTGGCCGTTGCGCTCAACTACGCACAAGCCTCCGGCTCCGCCCAGCTGTTGAGGTTCGTCACTGAGCACACTGAATTGGTCCACAACCCGCCTTACAGTGACTGGCGGTCCTGCCTGACGATAGGCAGCACGGGTGCTCTGGAGCAGACTCTTCGCATGCTCTGTGACGGGCCGGGGAGGCGTGACAGTCTTTTGACGGAGGAGTATTCGTTCTCCACGGCTCTGGAGACGGCGGGGCCGTTGGACCTAAAGGTGGTGGGTGTCAAGATGGATGGGCAGGGGTTATTGCCGGAAGCGATGGATGAGCTTTTGTCGAACTGGAATccggaagagagagagggcaGGAGGAAGCCGCATGTGCTGTACACGGTGCCGAGCGGACAGAATCCCACGGGCACCACGCAGgggttggagaggaggaagcaggTGTATGAGGTGGCGAGGAAGCACGATTTGTTTGTGATTGAGGACGAGCCGTATTATTATCTTCAGATGCCGTTGGAGGAGTCCAAGGAGACGGaatcggaggaggagacagTGGAATCCTTCATGTCCTCACtcatcccctccctcttGTCCCTGGATGTCGACGGCCGCGTCCTGCGCATGGATTCCTTCTCCAAGGTGGTCGTTCCGGGATCGCGTGTCGGATGGGTGACGGCCTCGGAGAATATCATCGAGCAGTACCTCCGGCACGCCGAGGTGTGCAACCAAGGCGCCAACGGCATCTCGCAGGTGATCCTGTACAAGCTGCTGGACGAGCAATGGGGACATGAGGGGTACTTCAAGTGGTTGATGAATCTGAGGCAGGAGTATACCAAGCGGAGGGATACCATGGTGACGGCGGCTGAGAAGTTCTTGCCCAAGGAGGTGGTGAGCTGGACTGTGCCTGTTGCTGGCATGTTT TACTGGCTCAAGATCGACCACTCCCAGCACCCCGGTATTCAGGCTGGAAAAGGCATTTTGGAAGTTGAAGAGGAGATCTTCAACTCTTGCATCGCCAGGGGCGTTTTGGTCGCTCGAGGATCTTGGTTCCGCGCTGAACAAGATACAGAGCCGAACGAGCTTTTCTTCCGCGCGACGTTTGCGGCAGCAACGGCCGAGAACATGACAGAGGCAATTAGAAGGTTTGGAGAGGCCATCAGAGAGAGCTTCAAGTTGTGA
- a CDS encoding extracellular cell wall glucanase Crf1: MVSLSWRTAVTTATAAFASVASAQTWTACNPTQRTDCSPNTALGMAIDVDFTQGAVNSFNPYGGTPSYSRNDGVSFTVAKSGDSPQLTSIFYIMFGRVEITMKAAPGAGIVSSVVLQSDDLDEIDFEWLGADNTYVQTNFFFQGKTASYDRGQFNPAPNSQGQFIKYTIDWTSEKISWYVGGTLVRVLTVNDAGGEYPQSPMQVKFGAWSGGDSANSPGTIQWAHGPTDYSQGPFSMTVKSVMVSDYSTGKSYRYGDTSGTWQSIIAEGGKVNGNLGKAGTVTVTASAVAATNTGSAGGSVPVGGIGSASGGSSGSNGGSGSSTHGSIPEGWVMKPDGKIVPVGAASAMARPPQGLLVATSLVTVALAAFVGCLA; this comes from the exons ATGGTGTCCCTAAGTTGGCGAACGGCGGTGACAACAGCGACAGCTGCTTTCGCAAGTGTAGCTTCCGCACAAACATGGACAGCATGTAACCCAACACAGCGAA CCGATTGTTCTCCAAACACCGCCCTCGGCATGGCCATCGATGTCGACTTCACCCAGGGCGCTGTCAACTCCTTTAACCCCTACGGCGGCACCCCCTCCTACTCAAGAAACGACGGAGTCTCCTTCACCGTCGCCAAATCCGGCGACTCCCCGCAGCTAACCTCCATCTTTTACATAATGTTCGGGCGGGTCGAAATTACGATGAAGGCGGCCCCCGGCGCCGGCATCGTCTCTTCCGTGGTCCTCCAATCCGATGACCTTGACGAGATCGACTTTGAGTGGCTGGGCGCCGACAACACATACGTGCAAACCAACTTCTTTTTCCAAGGAAAAACCGCCAGCTACGACCGGGGACAGTTCAACCCGGCGCCCAACAGCCAGGGTCAGTTCATCAAGTACACGATCGACTGGACTTCGGAGAAAATCTCGTGGTACGTGGGCGGCACTCTTGTGCGGGTCCTGACCGTCAATGATGCGGGGGGCGAGTACCCGCAGAGTCCCATGCAGGTGAAGTTCGGCGCCTGGTCCGGGGGCGACAGCGCCAACTCACCGGGGACCATCCAGTGGGCCCACGGCCCGACGGATTATAGCCAGGGGCCCTTCAGTATGACGGTCAAGAGCGTCATGGTCAGCGATTACTCGACGGGCAAGTCGTACCGGTACGGCGACACGAGCGGCACGTGGCAGAGCATCATTGCCGAGGGCGGAAAGGTGAACGGGAACTTGGGTAAAGCCGGCACGGTTACGGTGACGGCTAGCGCGGTGGCGGCGACGAATACGGGGTCGGCGGGCGGCTCGGTGCCCGTGGGCGGCATCGGGTCGGCCAGTGGGGGTTCGTCGGGTTCTAATGGCGGtagcggcagcagcacccaTGGATCGATTCCTGAGGGCTGGGTTATGAAACCAGATGGGAAGATAGTGCCTGTTGGCGCGGCGAGCGCAATGGCGAGGCCGCCGCAGGGCTTGCTGGTTGCTACGTCGCTTGTGACGGTGGCTCTTGCTGCCTTTGTTGGGTGTTTGGCTTAA